A DNA window from bacterium contains the following coding sequences:
- a CDS encoding transposase, with translation MNEPKGVKVIHVYDPAVIDYAQWRRWKAKGVYIISREKVNSMAEVIGNNPWDRCDPRNLGVLADDLVGVFCGVMLRRVTYCDPATGKVYTYMTSEMTLPPGLIAFLYKLRWDVEKVFDEKKNKLNQKKAWACSQPPPITTA, from the coding sequence GCCGTTATTGACTATGCCCAATGGAGACGATGGAAAGCCAAAGGCGTCTACATCATCAGTCGAGAGAAAGTGAACTCCATGGCTGAGGTGATCGGAAACAACCCGTGGGATCGTTGCGATCCTCGTAATCTCGGAGTGCTGGCAGATGATCTCGTTGGGGTTTTCTGTGGGGTCATGCTCCGCCGGGTCACCTACTGCGATCCCGCTACAGGGAAAGTGTATACCTACATGACCAGCGAGATGACCTTGCCGCCGGGGCTGATCGCTTTCCTCTACAAACTGCGCTGGGATGTCGAAAAAGTCTTCGACGAAAAGAAAAACAAATTGAACCAGAAAAAAGCCTGGGCCTGCAGTCAGCCACCTCCTATAACGACGGCCTAA